The DNA segment AACATTTTTGTCTTGTTCATTCTGTTGACCAACTTGCAATGCAAGAAGTAATGGACAGTCTTCCATGGCAGCCTCATTACAGAACTGACCAGCATCTCGGCTGTTCATCTTCAAGGATGCCATATGATTCACACAATCTTCCAGCAGCTGAGACACATAAACATCTGCTTCTAGTGGCCTTGAATTGTTGAAATTACTCTGATAATCTTTCCTTGGTCCTAACTGACAATCTTTTTTACTCAATTTGCCCAAAAGTTCAGCGGTGTTATGGGTGCTGACCAAAGCAAAACAGGAAGAACACAGAATTACCTCAGCAAGATTGGAATCCACTGATTTCCTACAGCTTGGGCAAAGACTGTTTTTATTCACTTCCACTACTATCAGCGATTTTGGTGCTATTTTAGCCTCTCCTGTTGAAACTGTCATGCTGGTTAGCTCCCTGTGTGGTTGTGTTGTCAATAATGCCTGCTTTTTTAGCAAAGTAACTGGAGCAACTTGACCTGCAGTGTTACGATTACTCTGTAAGAGCATAGGATCACCATACCGTGACATCAACTTTGTTGCCGAGGAAACATTGTCATTAGTTGATTTAACAAATGGACAAATACCTGTTTGATCATCAAGATTTATTTTGGGTTCGCTTGTTCCATTCTGTCTCATTGCTGAGATCTTGCTCAGATCGCTGGTGCTATTTCCTTCTattgctctctctgtatcagtgCAGGAAACTGAATGACCAACTGACATGTTTGCTGAACTGGTTCTGTCAGTCCTTGATGGCCCATGACTTTCGATCTTATTTTGAACATTGATGCCAAAAACATttgtttctgtcttttgcctAAGCCAGTTTACAAGGCCCATTGCCAATGAAAGTTCAGTATCACAAAGCTTCAGCAAGCATTCTTTACCTTTCCAACTGCCCTGGAAGAATTCATGGCTGTTGACATCCACAGTAGGAGATGGAGCCATGTTTTCTTCAGCTCCTACATAAAAACTGTACATGGACAAAGGAGTTTGGGGTTGAGCCAGAGCATGTTGTAATGTGGACACATCTTCATCTAAGATAGGGCTTATGCTGGGCTCCTCAGGGTCAGAAAATAGTTCATAGAGGGCATCcccactgtaactgtctctgggaAATTGTCGGTTCACACATGGGCTTTGTGCACTTTTGTTCTCATCCTCTTCTTGCCCTGGAGAAAATGAATCATAGTATCCCTCATCACTGGTTGATGTTGATTCCTGATGGTCACTCTGTGGTGTTCCCAGATCCACAGAAGCATCTAAGTTCTTCTCAGACTCCTCAACCTCTTCTTTCTCTGTGATTTTTTGAAATTCTAAAGGTGAAAGCGTTAACTGTTCATCCCCAGTCTTAAGTGCTGCAGAGTCTGCACGTCCTTCATTTGTGGTTGGCTCCTGAATGTTTTGAGGTGCTGCATCAGAGTTTTCCATATTTTTCCAAAACCCATTTAGTTCTAGGCCATCTGTCTGTCCTGGTGATGCAAGCTGTTCCCCTCCACCTTGGAAAGATCCATTGGAGGGTGTCTGTTTATCTTCACACCTTTCGGTTGCACGTTTATAGCTGTGACCAGTCTCCAGTTGGTCAGCATTTTCTTCATCAGCAAAGATCTCACCACAGCCGGTGAGGGAATCAAAGCTCTTTAAAGAAGCAACATCTTCACAGAGCGTGCTGCTACATTCATGAGATGAATCTGAGGGTGGGTCACTATCAGTAAAGTACTGCGCCAAAGAATCACCAGCATGAGTTAAAATCTTTGAACTTTTGTATATGCCTTTATGAGGTCTTAATGTCACTCTACCACCAAATAATTTAGAGTCTGGTTTATGGACCTTGGTTCCTATGGAGGGTACTTTCTCCTGCCTGTTTCTCCTCATGGTAAATAAACCCCTTAAGCCCCTTTTGGGTTTTCTCAGTGAAAGCCGCCTATTTGTAATACAATTTGCaattgatggtaatgattgagtggaAGGACTTGGAAGCTCAAGTCTTGAATGGTTAGATTGGGACGAGACCCTTCTTTCTCGCAGCCTATTCAAAACAAAAGGCTCAGAGGTAATTGCCATTTCAGAGAAATTTATGCTGTTAATAATTCTATCTTTATTTTTATCAAGACATGTTATTATCTTATTATCTTGGGATTTATCCAATTGACTATATTCTGTATCTTGTGCCATAGATAGAACGCAGTCATGTGTTTTGCTTTTTCGTACAGACCTCTGCAGATTCCAAAATCCTTGTTGGTCTCCTTCTTTATCTCTTTGTACAGAGGTGCTAGTAACACTGCGAGCTTGCCCTGATTTTAAGAATAGTTTCTTCACTTTTTCATCCTTGCAGCTGCCTCCAGTCATAACTGAATATTTATTGAGTGATCTTCGCTCAAAGTCGATATCAATGAAGGTCTCTGCATTTCTGACAGCCTGTTGCAGGCTGTATTTCCGAAAATTTCTTGATCTTCTTGGATCCATTGCCACAGGTCACAAATGTTCTGCTAAAAAGAGAAATGTGTTATTCACACGATTCAAACTCACTTTTTCATATGTGTGATCATCTTCATTCTTGATTAAGCAAATATGTATTTGACAATTTGTTTATACAATTAGCAAGATGAGGAATAGAGCCATGAGTGAATCGAGTAGTGGGAGAAAAAAGAAGGATCAGGTGCAGCGTGGGACATGGAGGGTTGGATCAAATGATGGAGAAAAGGCAGATCAGGTGAAGAGCAGGCAAAGGAGAGCATAGAGGAATTACCTAGCCAAATCTCCAGTTTCTCAGAGATTAAGTTGCCATCCCCTATGATGGGGATTCTGCAGAGACCCCTTGTACAACTCACACCTAGGTTGGTCATGTAAAATCCAGGCTGTTATTCCCTCTATCTCATAGGTTATAACCAAAGGTCAAGACTTCGGCAAATCTTTGGCAAAGGTTCTAAAATGGACATgacaagaatttttttttcacagagaGAATTGTTGAGATATGTAGCACTCTACCTGAAAGGTTGGTGGTAAGTGATTCCATAAAAAGTTTAGGCGGCAGTTTTAACGTTTCGATTCTGATATGATTCTTGAAGGCTCGAAAGTGAATTCTGTTCCTCTCTTTATAAATGTTGCCTGACCTTCTGCTTTTCTCATACATTTTCTGGATTTCTTACAGtcttccagcatgtgcagtcattTCCTTCTATTAGAAGGTCATTGGGCATGTATTTTAGGACGAGGAACTTGGAGGATTAGAGGCAAAAAGCTGAATGAGATACCAAGCACAACAGCTTTTTTCAAAAAGCAGACATTAAAGATAATGTTTTTGTCTCGCAATAATAAAATATCTCAGATTGAAAGGCAGATTCTATAATTCTAGGGGATGAGTCAATTGCAGTTAACAAGGGAAGTTAAGGAGAGCATTCATTGAAAGATAAACAGGCATTATGTTAAAGATTAGTGGGAAAACAGAGGGTTAAGAAATTTTTTAAAAGACAAGAAAACATGACTAAACAATTACTAAAAGGTGAAAATAAATATTGAAGGTAAACTTGCAAATAGTATCAAGATGGATAGCAAGAGTTCTTTAACTATATGATAAAGAAGAGAAAGGCCAAAATGAACATAGGTCTCCTAAAGAATGAGTTgaggaaataataatggggagaCAGGAATGGAAATGGGATTGAATACagactttgtgtcagtcttcgtGGTAGAAGACAATAATAACATTCCAAAAATACTAAAACAAATAAGGACAGAAAGAGGAGAGGAAATGAATATATAACTATCACTAAAGGAAATGTAGTAAGGATATGAGCTGATGTTGCCTGAAGCTGATACAATGTATCCTAGCATATTAAAAGAATAGCTACCAAGATAGTGAACCTACTGGCAATTTTCTTCCCAGAATCCTCATGTCATGGAAAAGTATTGGAGGACTGAAGGACTGCCAGTGTGACAAGCCTTATTGAAAAAGGGGAAGAGACAAAAATCAGGTGCTAAATTTAAGCCAGTTAGCTCACTATCTATCATTGAGAAAGTCTAGTATAAAGGATGAGCAGAGAATTTAAAAATACATCATTCTTAATAAATTTGTTAGAATTACTTGAGAAAGCAACAAGTAGGATAGATAAGGGGGAACGTAGATATAATATATTTGTATTTGTAGAAGGTGTTTGATAGGGTACCAGACCATAGGCTGcttaataagataagagcccataaTGTTGGAGTTGGTATATCAGCAAGACAAAGAATATTCTAATTAATAGAAGAGAGGGAATTAGGGTAAAGGAGTCATTTTCAGGATGGTAACTTATAACTAGTGGTGAACCACAGGGATGAGTGCCAGAACCACTATTGTTTACAATATATTTtactgacttggatgaggaaagtgagtaCTGTATAGccaaggttgcagatgacacaaatataGCTGGGAAAGCAAGTGATGAGGATGATATAACGATTCGACAAAGAGATATAGACaaattaagtgagtgggcaaaaactgatagaaggaatataatgtgggaaaatgtgaggttatgcacattGACAGGAGAATAGATGAACtgaattttatttaaatggaATAAAAAACTGCAGAAATCTACAGCACCCATGGATTTGGGAGTTCCCATGCATAAATCatcaaaaagctagcatccaagttcaaaGGGTAATAGGGAACGCAAATcaaatattggcctttatttcaaaggcgACTGAGAAAGAAAATAGTAATTTCTTGGTATAACTGTACAAGACACTGATTAAACCACACCTCAAAtagtgtgaacagttttggtaCTCTTATCTAAGGAAATATGTATTGAAATTGGAAGCAGTACAGAGAAGATTCATTTGGATTATCTCATTATGGAGGGACTATcttatgagaagaggttgagtaggtttgaactcattggagtttagaagaatgagaggtaatgttattaaaacatacaagatCCTAAGGAGGGACATGACAGGATAGGTGCAGAGAAGTTgtctccccttgtgggagagtttgAACCAGAGGACTTAATTTCAGCACATGACGTCTTCCAgttcagacagagatgaggaatcaTTTCTTCTCTCGAAAAgtagtaaatctgtggaacttttttaacacagagagctGTAAGGGTTGGCTGA comes from the Chiloscyllium punctatum isolate Juve2018m chromosome 6, sChiPun1.3, whole genome shotgun sequence genome and includes:
- the amer3 gene encoding uncharacterized protein amer3 isoform X1, producing the protein MDPRRSRNFRKYSLQQAVRNAETFIDIDFERRSLNKYSVMTGGSCKDEKVKKLFLKSGQARSVTSTSVQRDKEGDQQGFWNLQRSVRKSKTHDCVLSMAQDTEYSQLDKSQDNKIITCLDKNKDRIINSINFSEMAITSEPFVLNRLRERRVSSQSNHSRLELPSPSTQSLPSIANCITNRRLSLRKPKRGLRGLFTMRRNRQEKVPSIGTKVHKPDSKLFGGRVTLRPHKGIYKSSKILTHAGDSLAQYFTDSDPPSDSSHECSSTLCEDVASLKSFDSLTGCGEIFADEENADQLETGHSYKRATERCEDKQTPSNGSFQGGGEQLASPGQTDGLELNGFWKNMENSDAAPQNIQEPTTNEGRADSAALKTGDEQLTLSPLEFQKITEKEEVEESEKNLDASVDLGTPQSDHQESTSTSDEGYYDSFSPGQEEDENKSAQSPCVNRQFPRDSYSGDALYELFSDPEEPSISPILDEDVSTLQHALAQPQTPLSMYSFYVGAEENMAPSPTVDVNSHEFFQGSWKGKECLLKLCDTELSLAMGLVNWLRQKTETNVFGINVQNKIESHGPSRTDRTSSANMSVGHSVSCTDTERAIEGNSTSDLSKISAMRQNGTSEPKINLDDQTGICPFVKSTNDNVSSATKLMSRYGDPMLLQSNRNTAGQVAPVTLLKKQALLTTQPHRELTSMTVSTGEAKIAPKSLIVVEVNKNSLCPSCRKSVDSNLAEVILCSSCFALVSTHNTAELLGKLSKKDCQLGPRKDYQSNFNNSRPLEADVYVSQLLEDCVNHMASLKMNSRDAGQFCNEAAMEDCPLLLALQVGQQNEQDKNVRLTGTKFTDRRGKETNEVRSNSAQDVNKKIKEEISLLNSDLIGMESSCKIRNILPSITGSQSWSVNGEPKEKPVSSKTRQCNNAAVSEKESTWTLCLDERNHSDELQHEIIPCGTTALTCPKRNHCITSLSENAYAPSQHSYLPLSKSVCSGLQNYGHQVENSKSCKKSLSHQGDLCFASFSSSPSLPSPSGKKLFVLQTKCGFIPVKENCNHKEEEKSPEKGKISINVRSPHSTNMRSEGTSTHH
- the amer3 gene encoding uncharacterized protein amer3 isoform X2, yielding MDPRRSRNFRKYSLQQAVRNAETFIDIDFERRSLNKYSVMTGGSCKDEKVKKLFLKSGQARSVTSTSVQRDKEGDQQGFWNLQRSVRKSKTHDCVLSMAQDTEYSQLDKSQDNKIITCLDKNKDRIINSINFSEMAITSEPFVLNRLRERRVSSQSNHSRLELPSPSTQSLPSIANCITNRRLSLRKPKRGLRGLFTMRRNRQEKVPSIGTKVHKPDSKLFGGRVTLRPHKGIYKSSKILTHAGDSLAQYFTDSDPPSDSSHECSSTLCEDVASLKSFDSLTGCGEIFADEENADQLETGHSYKRATERCEDKQTPSNGSFQGGGEQLASPGQTDGLELNGFWKNMENSDAAPQNIQEPTTNEGRADSAALKTGDEQLTLSPLEFQKITEKEEVEESEKNLDASVDLGTPQSDHQESTSTSDEGYYDSFSPGQEEDENKSAQSPCVNRQFPRDSYSGDALYELFSDPEEPSISPILDEDVSTLQHALAQPQTPLSMYSFYVGAEENMAPSPTVDVNSHEFFQGSWKGKECLLKLCDTELSLAMGLVNWLRQKTETNVFGINVQNKIESHGPSRTDRTSSANMSVGHSVSCTDTERAIEGNSTSDLSKISAMRQNGTSEPKINLDDQTGICPFVKSTNDNVSSATKLMSRYGDPMLLQSNRNTAGQVAPVTLLKKQALLTTQPHRELTSMTVSTGEAKIAPKSLIVVEVNKNSLCPSCRKSVDSNLAEVILCSSCFALVSTHNTAELLGKLSKKDCQLGPRKDYQSNFNNSRPLEADVYVSQLLEDCVNHMASLKMNSRDAGQFCNEAAMEDCPLLLALQVGQQNEQDKNVRLTGTKFTDRRGKETNEVRSNSAQDVNKKIKEEISLLNSDLIGMESSCKIRNILPSITGSQSWSVNGEPKEKPVSSKTRQCNNAAVSEKESTWTLCLDERNHSDELQHEIIPCGTTALTCPKRNHCITSLSENAYAPSQHSYLPLSKSVCSGLQNYGHQVENSKSCKKSLSHQGDLCFASFSSSPSLPSPSGKKLFVLQTKCGFIPVKENCNHKEEEKSPEKGKISEHINFQT